The Xyrauchen texanus isolate HMW12.3.18 chromosome 49, RBS_HiC_50CHRs, whole genome shotgun sequence genome contains the following window.
gtaatattttctcACTTGAAACTAGCAGCACAAGGTAAGCAAATACAAATGTCCTTCAAAAATAGCTATTCTGTCACCGAAACCTATCCAAACTCATTATGATAACATTTTGCATTACAGTGTCCATGTTACATACATTacacattaaaatatttcattcaaGCACTCActatgtaattacactgtaacataaACACTGCAATGCAAAGTGTGACCACAATTAAGCTGTAAATGCCACAAAGTGTTAAAAGTCATTAAACAAAATCAAAGCTTAgaattgtatttaaaaagtaaatcCAAAACATACACAAGTGCATGTCAACACTATAGATCATTTTATACAGACCTCCAAAAACATTTGACACACTAATCActtcaaataactttacagatattaACAAATTGTTGATTAAACCATTAAGCTTCACATATACATCATTTTTATACAATAATCACATCCTTCACTCACttgcagtggcggatttaggcatgggcgataTGGGCAGTCACTCAGGGTGGTATCTTgcaggggggtggggggtacAAGCTAGTACTGTTACTGCTCACTTGTTCATATATGCAAGACGCATCCAGATCCAAATTTCCAGTTTATGTACATTGGATGACAATAAACATGGCCATAAAGTATTAAAACTTGTAGATTTACtacattttattctataaacaaagtatgttaaagtgatagttcaccccaaaaatgacaatttgttgtttaattcagtCTAACATCCACCtattgtgctccatggaagaaaggcaTCCAGgttttgacagaatttttatttttgggtgaacggttCTTAATGTTAATGATCTTTTATCGTTTGGTTTGTTAAATACAGCAGCGGCTTCAAATACAGCAGCAACAATTACAACAGCAACAGttttatgaatgaaaataatttaatctaCACAATGCTTGTGCCTTCACTTTCTTCCTGTTTTAGTTTCTATGAAAGGGATAGTTGGGGgggggaactgtccctttaagactctTAACAGCATGTTAAATAAACTCTTCAGTTAAAATGCCACATACATTCCTGTCAGGAGTTTGCACGATAACACAGTCCTCATAATCAAATCAAAGCCAACCACTGCTTCGCCGCTGTTTTCAAAACAGTCCTTTGGAACAGATATCGTGCTTTTGACTTTCCAAAAAGGAAAACCGGTTTGGAACGCATGACTGACAATGTTTAAAGTTACAGATAAAAACTTTTTCCACCATAGTTTCATTGTGTGCATTCTGACTGGAAGTGATGTCATTTGGAGCCAGTGATGATGGCGGTGACCGTGGATAGCCGTGGACGACGCTCAGGCATTCCCGTCCTGGAGGAAGAATTTGACGCTTGCTGCATTGCTGAACCTAGACAAAGATAATACCCTCCTCAAGGGCTGCTCGACAACACGAGTAAATACAACATACAGAACATCAAACAGTAGATGAGTTACTCAAGGACATCAAACAAGGgtcctatataaaaaaaattattatatatttgagcctgatctcatgaaaatatcATGACTGTGGAGACATTTTGGCAAAATGATagtatgtggttcattacatgacttaaaaatattataattttcaccaattttggaatgcccaattcccaatatttACTAGCTCCTCGTGGTGGAgcggttgctcacctcaatccgggtggtggaggaaaagtctcagctgcctccgcttctgagacagtcaatccacacatcttatcacgtggctcattgtgcataacATCgcgagactcacagcatgtggaggctcatgctaccctccgcgatccatgcacaacacaccaagtgccccattgagagcgagaaccacttaatcttgaccacaaggaggttaccccatgtgactctaccctccctagcaaccggtccaatttggttgcttaggagacccggctggagtcactcacaacaccctggattcgaactcgcagcTCCAGTGTTGGTAgttagcatcaatactcactgcgctacccaggcccctcattacaagtatttttaaaagagtattctgggttcaatacaagagtaataaacaacatttgtgacttaatgttgattaccacaaaaaaataattttaacttgcCCATCCTTCATTAAAAAAGAGGCAAAGATTGAGGTTACAACGAGGCACTATCAATGGATGTCAATGAAagagtctattttataaacagctactgtcatcatccaccaaatgtagctaacagctattgataaagctggctagctagctaacgcaacataggctatcgtataaatgcagtcaatgcatCATGCAAAAAAACTGTGATTACATCAAACTACAGTCTGGCATAGTCAGACctgtatccacactttgttttagccctgttccagcactgagagtcaaatataatatacagtcttaaAGTTTGTATTAAAATGATCATAActgtgttattttaattttactaCTTAATCTGCCAGCATGATGTCGCTGaatcatgttcagtctctttgtatgttacatcattgttttggtcgatgcttctgtccctatggagtgtgcgcAAGAGCAACAGGcatctggctgcagttcacttaacggccacaggtgtcattaataacaagagtttctgaatcatactgcacctttaagtttaATGCTTGATTGAGTTTTACATTGACAAAATTGACCTCCCtagcctaaaccttaaacctaaacccaacCTATAGTGCCATAAAAAGCAAAAGTgacatgaaaaacgcaattgctgaagcaaccacgtcattttgtagAGCTAGTGTCTTACTATACCTGTCAGTTGAACTTATCGTGCAATTTGATCGCAATAACCAGGAAACTGCCGCAATAATTACAAGGAGTAcacgtaaaaattattttgcaaaaatgtaggtacagtAACATgaatctatgagaccaggttggtgaATTTGTGAGTGATTAGAGTGACAGTTAACAATGAGCTCATTCATTGCATCATGGCATTAACTTACAGTCACTGCGGTTGACTGAGGATACATCGATTGATTGACTCTTTGTTGGCATCGTTTGATTCTGTTTCCTGTGCTGAGAGGAATCTATACTGCTGCCAAGCTGAAGACGCCTCATATGTCGGATCACTGCGGTAGCATTAAATGCTTGCTGATGAGAAAATAAGGAAAGGTAGATAGAGAAACAGAAGACTGaaataatgaacattttaatACTGTGTGAACTGTCCATTAAAGGCTCTGCATAAATATCTCCAAAAGATGGAAAGAAGATGCCCTCTCACCCTCCATTTAGCTTTCGCAAAGTTTTTCTTCATCTGTCGACTGACTGATTCATGGATGTTCTTGCAGAGAGCAGTATCACCTGCTATCCTGTGTCAGAGAAAAGAGTTTATGGTTCAATCCTCTGCAGTATCATCTGGTAACCATGAGGAGGCAGCGCCTTATGATATACAACCATATGCACGagcatatataatataaaaacatgaaaaacatgaggTTTGGGCTTTGTGTTCAGTATCATTTTTGTGAGGTCATTATAGGAATAACTTTCGTAAAGTTTCGGCATTTAATGCAGGCACTTGTTTAAgataaaaattaatatttaaatattaatatataataaagataACATTTACTACAAATATTACATACTATTAAATTATTGCTTAAAATTTATACACgaaaaatttaatttataatgatCATTTTAATTTAAGCACCCACCCATTCTTATTAATGTAATACAAATGGGTGTCtgcatagtaataataataatacaaatttaaataattaaataatgatatatatatatatatatatatatatatatatatatatgtatgtatatatataatatatatatatataataaaaaatttatatcatttaaataattaattaattgtatatatatatatataaaattatataatttaaataattaattaattgtatatatatatatatatatatatatatatatatatatatatatatatatatatatatatatatatatatatatatatatatatatatatattatataattatttaattatttaaattatatatatatatatatatatatatatatatatatatatatatatatatatatatatatatatatatacacattaattaattatttcaattatatacattttttaattatgtatatatatatatatatatatatatatatgatatatatatatatatatatataaattatataattatttatatatatatatatatatatatatatattaattatatatgatcattaattaataaattatttatatatgatatacattatttattatttatatatatatatatatatatatatatatatatatatatatatatatatatatatatatatatatacaattaattaattatttgatatgatatatatatatatatatatatatatatatatatatatatatatatatatatatatatattatatatatatatatatatatatatatatatatatatatatatatatatatatatatatatatatatatatatatatatatatatatatatatataattaaaaatgtatatcatttaaataattagttGTATTTTTGCGATTCACCCATTTAACTCTGATTTTACTTCTTTGTCGCTCACCAGGGATGCCTAAGTGCCTCTTCACAAGTGAGCCTCTTTTCAGGATCTTTCTGCATCAGGTTAATGATGAAGTCTTTGGCTGCGAAACAACACAATTGCAATAAAATTGGAATCAGTTACACAAGGGTTCAGATATAATTGTGAAAAAATGACACCCTCCTACACTCTCCACAGACACCAGGGAACAGCTTGTCTTGTGGGTGGcgagttgttttttttaaatgatcctgAAATTGTAGGGCGCCAGATAATGCCTTTCAACTGCTGATTTATATCTATAGCTGCAATATCTCAGTGCTTACTTTCAGAAAACCCTCATTAAAGTGATGGTCAGGGGACAATACATGTAACCAAAGTCATGTGGAATGAGGGGTTTCtggtgggagaaaaaaaaatcatgtgaaGATGTGTGTCATTTTCTCAGATAGCTGATACAAATATTATGTCAATAACTATAACTGATTCATTTCACACACAGTTCTCAAACTTAATAAGGAATACCAAGTCATTcaaattttgtttaaatgtaaatagttttttttttcatttctttttttgcattatttgtctTATCTTTGATATTAGATTCTCATATTTATCTGCTACAAATGAAAGTATTTAAGAAATGTACTACTTATCCCTAAACTGGGTTAaatagtgagtggtggtggcgtagtgggctaaagcacataactgttaatcagaaggttgctggttcgatacccacagccaccaccattgtgtccttgagcaaggcacttaactccaggttgctccggggggattgtccctgtaataactgcactgtaagtcgctttggataaaagcatcttccaaatgcataaatgtaaatgtaaatagtgtCAATCACAAAGAGTGATGTTGTTACAAACTACGCCTTTACCAAAAGGGAATAGAAAACATTtcaaggggatagttcacccccccaaAAATCAATccctgacatcatttactcattctcaaaTTCttctaaatcagtggttctccaCTTTTTTGGATGAACACCGTGGTTTTCGCAGCACTGTAACGATCAGAGGTGCACGCTTGAAAGATCTGCAATTAAAAACGCACCTGCTCTGGGCTCGTGCTGCTCTGTCCATgaagccatacaggtgcattagtggAGGTTGTGACTCCACCTGTCTATTTGTCACCATTAATCCAGATACTTCTGATGACTGTGatacaaatgtgtaccaacccgtataatggatacattttatattccaagtctaaataaatgtttatgcaaCGAGGAACTTGAAGACAGATTTGATTAATATGACTGATAAATGACCCCCTGTTGTGACCTAACAATGCCCTCtcaactaatttgctctcagtgccccctggcatcctttgaacgcccccgttgagaacccctgttctaaacccatatgtctttctttcattcatggaacacaagagaagaaattctgaagaatgttgatgctgctcttttcccATAATGCTCTTTTCCTATGAAAGTTAATGGATGCTGAGGTTGTCTGTCCCTAACTTCAACTTTGGTGTTCCAgaatgcatgagggtgaataagggGCCGTTCAGAGCAAACACGTCCTTGCACTTAAAAAAGCTGATGCAGTGCAATGAATAAGACAGAGGGCAGGAGTCTCGAGACATTTTGAAGTTGAAGACATGACGAAATTGAAATTGAGCCACGGAGCAAGTCAAAGAAGTCTGtcaagcacatgtttacataaaaagtGCAGACTGATGTATGGGTAGTAATATATAATGACAATTTCCCTTAACATTTTGCCTAATTTTACTGTTGTATGAAATGTACTTGttacataacaataataataaataataaaaaatatttaattctattttatttaatattttaatcaggATTTGGTTTTGAAGGATGGTGGACATGTAGGATTGTGATTTCACCCCTCTATCAAATTTCTAACTGGTTAAACTGATAGTTACAACTCCCTCCATGTAACAAATCCTCCCTGGCCCCCTTACTCACCTGAATCAGAAATATCGTCCCAGTACGGAGAATCAAACTCGTACTCCGCCATCAGTATTTGCTCAAAGAGTTTAGAGTCATTTTCATCGTAAAACGGGGGGTAACCACACAACCTGGGGAGGAAAAAGGAACTAAATATTTCAGTTTTCTAACCTCCTGTGCTACAGACCTCTTTCTAAACAATGGAATGTAAAAACAACTGCAGTACTCACAAGATATAAGCAATAACTCCAATAGACCAGCAGTCCACAGCTTTACTGTAAGGCTTCTGTGCTAACACCTCTGGTGCTGAGATACAAAAGGAGAGAGGACATTCAGATTCACACTAATTGCAATTTAGT
Protein-coding sequences here:
- the LOC127640529 gene encoding calcium/calmodulin-dependent protein kinase type 1D-like isoform X1 is translated as MARGSEESVNGSWKKQVDDIRKIFEFKEILGTGAFSEVVLAQEKTTGAMYAVKCIPKKALRGKESGIENEIAVLRKIKHENIVSLEDIYESPSHLYLIMQLVSGGELFDRIVERGFYTEQNASALIKQVLDAVNYLHTLGIVHRDLKPENLLYFNPHEESKIMISDFGLSKMEDAANDIMSTTCGTPGYVAPEVLAQKPYSKAVDCWSIGVIAYILLCGYPPFYDENDSKLFEQILMAEYEFDSPYWDDISDSAKDFIINLMQKDPEKRLTCEEALRHPWIAGDTALCKNIHESVSRQMKKNFAKAKWRQAFNATAVIRHMRRLQLGSSIDSSQHRKQNQTMPTKSQSIDVSSVNRSDCSAMQQASNSSSRTGMPERRPRLSTVTAIITGSK